In Halomonas sp. H10-9-1, one DNA window encodes the following:
- a CDS encoding relaxase/mobilization nuclease domain-containing protein — translation MIVKFTRRGTGRGAGPVEYLLGKERDREGAELLRGDPDQTEALIDSSQYAKRYTSGVLSFQEPDLDAATKGEIMDSFEAALLPGLDGDQYDCLWVEHRDKDRLELNFVVPNVELTSGKRLQPYYDRADRPRIDAWKGLVNAKYELHDPDDPANQRALTYPSDLPRERVQAQRQITDGLLSLAERGEVTNRSEVVAALEGAGFEVTR, via the coding sequence ATGATCGTCAAGTTCACCCGGCGCGGCACCGGGCGCGGCGCGGGCCCCGTGGAGTACCTGCTGGGCAAGGAACGCGACCGTGAGGGCGCCGAGCTGCTGCGCGGCGACCCCGACCAGACCGAGGCGCTGATCGACAGCAGCCAGTACGCCAAGCGGTACACCTCCGGCGTGCTGTCGTTCCAGGAGCCCGACCTGGATGCCGCCACCAAGGGGGAGATCATGGATTCGTTCGAGGCCGCGCTGCTGCCGGGCCTCGATGGCGACCAGTACGACTGCCTGTGGGTCGAGCACCGCGACAAGGACCGGCTGGAACTGAACTTCGTGGTGCCGAACGTCGAGCTGACCAGCGGCAAGCGGCTCCAGCCCTACTACGACCGGGCCGACCGGCCCCGGATCGACGCCTGGAAGGGTCTGGTTAACGCCAAATACGAGCTGCACGACCCCGACGACCCCGCCAACCAGCGGGCCCTGACGTACCCCTCGGACCTGCCCCGCGAGCGGGTGCAGGCGCAGCGGCAGATCACCGATGGCCTGCTGTCCCTGGCCGAGCGGGGCGAGGTGACGAACCGGAGTGAAGTGGTGGCCGCCCTGGAGGGCGCGGGCTTCGAGGTGACGCGCCA
- a CDS encoding MobC family plasmid mobilization relaxosome protein, with amino-acid sequence MADDKHPDQDDAPELDEQWAEDAHRYQGDRLVRRGKGRPPLTAPGAEPKREKVIKVRCTAEEYETLKWRCPKARLAAWMREQCLNPDGDWVRQTQAPEPADPALLRQLAGIGNNLNQIARRVNSGEWGAVDKVQVIAALAAVERELAELRALHR; translated from the coding sequence ATGGCTGACGACAAGCACCCCGACCAGGACGACGCGCCCGAGCTGGACGAGCAGTGGGCGGAGGATGCGCACCGGTACCAGGGCGACCGGCTGGTGAGGCGCGGCAAGGGCCGCCCGCCCCTGACGGCGCCCGGCGCCGAGCCCAAGCGGGAGAAGGTCATCAAGGTGCGCTGCACCGCCGAGGAGTACGAAACCCTCAAGTGGCGGTGCCCCAAGGCGCGGCTGGCGGCGTGGATGCGCGAGCAGTGCCTGAACCCTGACGGCGACTGGGTGCGCCAGACCCAGGCGCCCGAGCCCGCCGACCCGGCGCTGTTGCGGCAGCTTGCCGGGATCGGCAACAACCTGAACCAGATCGCGCGGCGCGTGAACAGCGGCGAATGGGGAGCCGTGGACAAGGTGCAGGTGATCGCCGCCCTGGCCGCCGTGGAGCGCGAGCTGGCCGAGCTGAGGGCCTTGCACCGATGA
- a CDS encoding DNA-binding protein, with protein sequence MARPGITYAEVAAAADALVGQGEKPTIQRVRAELGSGSPNTIHRHLTAWRAAQAPAERQAARLPDELAAALAEEIERQASAARADAEADALDARQTADQLAETGEQLEEQAETLSAQVEALESERDRVTGERDEARSALAEFRERVRELEAQRDDARQQLAEARNRCQTLEEQRDEERQARIEAQREAKQADQGRIEAERALAVAETRTEAAQQQAEERAQALQEERQARQQDAQAHRQALAEQRDEYRERLAALEQQAQEARQTAQEAAQGRTKAETRTEALAARLEALESQKRQRDDQPSLPLE encoded by the coding sequence ATGGCACGCCCCGGAATCACCTACGCCGAAGTCGCCGCCGCCGCGGATGCCCTGGTTGGGCAGGGTGAAAAGCCCACGATTCAGCGCGTCCGCGCCGAGCTGGGAAGCGGCAGCCCCAACACCATCCACCGGCACCTGACCGCCTGGCGGGCCGCTCAGGCGCCCGCCGAGCGACAGGCTGCCCGGCTGCCTGACGAGCTGGCCGCCGCCCTGGCCGAGGAGATCGAGCGCCAGGCGTCCGCCGCCCGCGCCGATGCGGAGGCCGATGCTCTGGACGCCCGGCAGACCGCCGATCAGCTCGCCGAGACCGGCGAGCAGCTGGAGGAGCAGGCCGAGACGCTGAGCGCCCAGGTCGAGGCGCTGGAAAGCGAGCGGGACCGGGTTACCGGCGAGCGCGACGAGGCACGCAGCGCCCTGGCCGAGTTCCGCGAGCGGGTGCGGGAACTGGAGGCCCAGCGCGACGACGCCCGGCAGCAACTGGCCGAGGCCCGCAACCGCTGCCAGACCTTGGAGGAACAGCGCGACGAGGAGCGTCAGGCCCGCATCGAGGCGCAGCGCGAGGCCAAGCAGGCCGACCAGGGACGGATCGAGGCCGAGCGTGCCCTGGCGGTGGCCGAGACCCGCACCGAGGCCGCCCAGCAACAGGCCGAGGAGCGCGCCCAGGCGCTCCAGGAGGAGCGGCAGGCCCGCCAGCAGGACGCCCAGGCACACCGCCAGGCCCTGGCCGAACAGCGCGACGAGTACCGGGAGCGGCTGGCTGCCCTGGAGCAGCAAGCCCAGGAAGCCCGTCAGACGGCCCAGGAGGCCGCGCAGGGGCGCACCAAGGCCGAGACCCGGACCGAGGCCCTAGCGGCCCGCCTGGAGGCCCTGGAGAGCCAGAAACGGCAACGAGACGATCAGCCGTCGTTGCCATTGGAGTAA
- a CDS encoding replication initiation protein: MTQPAEACQGPAPTNLALFRQRLPRKPYHTDTLGDGLRIRDIQRALAARYIQPNGPTHRYWLVYDVDRSGAALDWNDRGAPPPTIVAQNPENGHAHLIYGLDVPVRTAPDARSGPLRYAAAVDCALRALLDADAGYAGLICKNPLHPFWRVTEWEPRLYELGDLDSWLDLEQYGDRRKRLPDYGLGRNCNLFDRLRRWAYRAIRQGWPDYDRWHEAVLVRARAYNDFETPLPESEIRASAKSVARYTHRNFNPAAFSAWQAAQGRKGGVRSGEVRRKGSAEEAQPWIALGVSRRTYYRRKKKGAGDVF; encoded by the coding sequence GTGACCCAACCCGCAGAGGCCTGCCAAGGCCCAGCACCAACGAATCTGGCGCTTTTCCGTCAGCGGCTCCCCCGGAAGCCCTACCACACCGACACCCTGGGCGATGGCCTGCGCATCCGCGATATACAGAGGGCCCTCGCTGCCCGGTATATCCAGCCCAACGGCCCGACGCATCGCTATTGGCTGGTCTACGACGTGGATCGTAGCGGCGCTGCCCTGGACTGGAACGACCGTGGCGCCCCGCCGCCGACGATCGTGGCCCAGAACCCCGAGAACGGCCACGCCCATCTGATCTATGGCCTGGACGTACCGGTTAGAACGGCGCCAGACGCGAGATCCGGGCCGCTGCGCTACGCGGCGGCCGTGGATTGCGCGCTGAGGGCCCTGCTGGACGCCGACGCAGGCTATGCCGGTCTGATCTGCAAGAACCCCCTCCACCCCTTTTGGCGTGTCACTGAGTGGGAGCCCCGACTCTACGAGTTGGGTGACCTGGATAGCTGGCTGGACCTGGAGCAGTATGGCGACCGCCGTAAGCGGCTGCCCGACTACGGGCTAGGCCGGAACTGCAACCTGTTCGATCGCCTGCGCCGCTGGGCTTACCGGGCGATCCGTCAGGGCTGGCCGGATTACGACCGCTGGCATGAGGCGGTGTTGGTCCGCGCACGAGCCTACAACGACTTTGAGACTCCGCTCCCCGAGAGCGAGATACGGGCCTCGGCTAAGAGCGTGGCCCGTTACACCCACCGGAACTTCAACCCAGCTGCATTCAGCGCTTGGCAGGCCGCACAGGGCCGCAAGGGCGGCGTTCGGTCTGGTGAGGTGAGAAGGAAGGGAAGTGCGGAGGAAGCCCAGCCTTGGATTGCGTTAGGTGTCAGTCGAAGAACCTATTACCGAAGGAAAAAAAAGGGGGCGGGGGATGTATTTTGA
- a CDS encoding type II toxin-antitoxin system RelE/ParE family toxin — protein sequence MGHTEAKRIRDYLRERVQPLEDPRQLGKPLQGNMGELWRYRVGDYRLIAQIEDERVCVLVVRIGHRREVYR from the coding sequence ATGGGCCACACAGAGGCCAAGCGCATTCGCGACTACCTGCGCGAGAGGGTGCAGCCGCTCGAGGACCCTCGCCAGCTGGGCAAGCCGTTACAGGGCAACATGGGCGAGCTGTGGCGGTATCGCGTCGGTGACTATCGGCTGATCGCACAGATCGAGGATGAGCGGGTGTGCGTGCTGGTGGTCCGTATCGGACACCGGCGGGAGGTCTACCGCTGA
- a CDS encoding DUF6290 family protein, with product MLAIRLPSDIEERLDALAKATGRTKTYYAREAILEHLEDLEDTYLAEQTLERLRSGDEATHSLDDVERELGLAN from the coding sequence ATGTTGGCGATTCGACTGCCCAGCGACATTGAGGAGCGTCTCGACGCCCTGGCCAAGGCCACCGGGCGCACTAAGACCTATTACGCCCGAGAGGCGATTCTCGAGCACCTCGAGGACCTGGAAGACACCTACCTGGCCGAGCAGACCCTGGAGCGCCTGCGCAGCGGCGATGAAGCCACCCACTCACTGGACGACGTGGAGCGTGAGCTTGGGCTGGCAAATTGA